The sequence below is a genomic window from Patescibacteria group bacterium.
CCGTCTTGATAAAAAGCGTAAAAAGTATCGGCCCCGGAACAATCTTTGGCGCTGATTTCAAATTCATTCAAACGCGACCAAACCGTGCCGGCGGAAAGAGTGGGATTGCGAGTGCCGGTAACGTCCAGGACCAGACCGCCGACATGGTTATCCCTGGCTGTATAACTTTCCGCCTGCAATCTTTCAATAACATTGGTCAGGCCGTCCCCCACCCACCAGGAATTATTCAGGATATACAAGTCGCCTGACTGGTTGATAACCGAACCCAGAGGAAATTCCGTGTCATAATCCCAGATATTATTGTCTTGCGCGACAATTCTCGGCGAACCGGAATTATACTCAACGCCGATATATTTAACAACATTTGCCGGAACAGATATGGAAGAAGAAGCCGTCCAGTCAAAAAATTTAACTTGAGAAGTATCGTCGTCCGCTATCCTAATAACACCGGTGCCGGCAGCAACATTAATTGTTTCCGAACCCGCGTCAATAATCGTTCCGCCAGATATCCGACCAGCTGAAGTGAATAATTTAAAAAAATCATTGACAGAAGAATAAGTAGCCGCGCCCAATTTCATATCAGGAATAATTAAATCATTAACCGTAAGATTACCGGTAACCGTTGAACTTGCTTGAGAAACAAAACCTCCGGCAAAAGTAGAAGCGTTTGCAAGGCTGGTCGCCGTAAAATACGGAGCCGAGATTGAAGAAGTAGCGGTGAAAGTAGAACCCATAAATCCGCCATAAGCCGTGATTGAGCCGTCTGATGTGATATTGCCGGCGACGGATAATTTTTCGTAAGGAGACGTGGTGCCGATCCCGACGTTGCCGCTATTTGTTATTCTTAACCTTTCCAAAGGGGATGCACTATCAATTGGCGTTGTCTCAAAAGTTATTTTGGTGGGAAGACTTGTGACTGACCAACTTCCATCCGACTTTATGCTTATTTGCCCTTTTTGCGCCACCCAACTACTTCCGTCATAACCGCCGCCGGCCAAAGCCACTAAAACATTATCGGAGGGAGTAACCAAGGGGGAAGCCATGGTGCCGGAACTTCTTTCTCCATAGAAAAAAGTGCCATAAGCATTAGCTCTGGCGTGTATTCCGGCCGAACCACCTTCCGTATTATAAATATCTAAATTATATCGCGGCGCCGCCGTTCCAATCCCCACATTTCCAGTCTGCCAATCATAAACCAATCCGCTTGTTTCAACCGCCAGCCCGCCGGCAAAGGTTGAAGTGGCTGAAGCGTCGGTGGCGGTAAAGTATGGAGCCGAAATTGAAGAAGTGGCGGTGATGGTAGAAGCTGTGATTGTTCCGTCCGCCGCGATATTGCCGGCTACGGATAATTTAGCGTAGGGCGAGGTGGTACCGATGCCGACAGAGCCGGGGCCAAGATACGCGTCGCCGGCGTTAACGTAAATTCCCCAATTTTTTGTTCCGCCGCTGGCGTCAAAATAACCGGCGTAGGAATTATCAATCGTCCCGGCTGATTTGCCGGAAATAAATTGTCCGCCGTAAGAATTCGTGATCGTGCCGCCGACTAAATTCCAGGATTCAAAATAACCGCCCACGCTTTCGCCCACTATTCCCGTATTTTGGTTGGAAGCGCTGAAATATCCGCCTTTTATTCCGCCGGTGATGTTGCCGGTCCCTAAATGCTTAACCTCTGTGATTATTCCAAGTAAGGCGTCGATGTTTGAAAAATTTACCGCTGATGAAGAATCTGTTGATAAGTCGGATTTAAGAATCCTATAGCTGGCCGAGGAATCAATGCCCGGATTAGCTTTCATCGCCGCCAACATATTCATAATCACGCCGGTTGATGAGGTAGAAACATCGGAAACATAAAAAGTGGGAATAAAAGAAGTCGGGATTACCGAAGAGCTGGTTATGTCCAGGGCAAATCTGGGATTGGCCATTCCGATTCCCACGTTTCCTTCTTTGTCCACGATGAAATTGGTGGCGGTTGAAGAACCGATGGCAAAAGCGTCAACCCCGGCCGGAGCATTGACCGAGAGCAGGGCGTAGGGAGTGGTCGTGCCGATACCGACATAACCGCCGTCCAAAACCGCGAAAACTTTGTTGGCTCCGTCATAAAGGTTGATTATATCCCCGGCGCCGTTCTGGGTCACGGTCAAGGCCGGTTCAACGGAGGAAGCGGTTATGGAAGTAAGGCCGCTGATCGTAGTGGTGCCGGTTAAGGTGGTGGCGCCGGCGCTGGTTATAGCTCCGGTTAAATCAAGCGCGCCGGTGATAGTGGTGGCGCCGGCAAGGGTGATAATGCCGCTGCTGGTATTGACTACAAAATTGCTGGTCGCGCCGTCCCCGACTGAAAAAGCGGCCGCCGAAGCCTTGCTGATGTCAAAATTGCCAATAACATAATTATTATCCCCGAGAAAATGAGCGTCTCCGGATGAGATTAAACCGCCCTCGCCCGCGGAAACGCTATTGCCGGAAAGGAAACCGCTTACGCCCAAACTGCTGAAATGGGCATAGCCGGCGGAAAACGTGCCGGTAATATCCAAATTGCTCAGGATAGACTGCGAGCCGCGGATTGTCTGGGATCCGCCGATCACGCTGTCGCCGGAAACGGACAAAACTTTTGCCGACAAATTATTGCCGACGGTTAAGTCATTAATAATGCTGGCGTCCAAAGCCGACATAGCCGCGGTAACAATCAAATTATCGTCTATTTTCAAATCTCCCTGGCTGTTGTATATCCCTCCGATTAAATCAGAGCCTCCCAAAACGGTAAGCCGGTCGTCAAACCGGGCCGGGCCGCCGACAGCCAAATCGCCATCCAATTCAGAGTTTCCCAAAACGCCCAAATCGCCGGTTATCTTAACCGGACCGATAACCTTGCCCAAAGCAAATGTCTCGGGCGAGGAAATATATTTTGTTTCAACGGTTTTGGTAACCACGGTTTGGGTGATTTTTTCCCGCTCCGCTTCCGCCTGCCCCGAATCCGCCAAAGAAGCCGAAGGGGTTTGCGCTTCCTCCGCGTAGGACCGCATCAAATCCGCGTTAGCCCTTATCAAAGCGTAACGCTCCTTCAAAGGATCCGGAATTATAAAATCTACAAATCTGGCGTAGAGATCGGATAAAGACCAGGCGGAACGGGAGGCTTCTTTCAAAAAGTTGGATTTGCTGGCTTCGGCATAATCCCTTGCCCTTTCATTCGCCCCGATAAGTTCTTTGCCCAATTGCGCCAGGCTTTCCCCGCCGGATTCGGACACGCCCCTAACCCGTCCGGAAGCGGCTATGGTCAAGTCGGCCGCTTCTCTGCCCAGTTCAAAAGATAAATTTCTCTGCGCCCGGGCCAAATGATTCAGAGCGAAAAAAATTGAGTCTTTGGCCGCCTCGCCCGCTCCGAAAGCGAGGGAGCGGACATTGGCGAGAACCGGCCAGCCGGCGGCCTCGCTTATACCGGCCACTCGGCCCGCCCCGTCTTCCGTGGGGACGGACGCTTTTTTCGCCAAAAAGTAAACAGCTTTTTTGGCGCTGATTAAAGCTTCTTGCCTCCCCTTGGCGGAAAGATCCAAAATCTTATTGGCCAAATCGGCGAAAGACGCGCCGGCGCCGGGAACAAAACAAAGAAAACAAAAAGCAACTATGGTTAAGACGAAACCGATAGCTGTTTTTTTGGCCCGCGAAGAAACGAAATTAAATTTTCGAAAAGAATGTTTAAATTCTAATGGCCGGATATGGCTTTTTATTTCACCTATTTCTTTTTCCGCTTCCCTCGCCTCCTTCCGCCAATCTCTTTCAGCCGCCTCCAATTCGGGGAGTTGGTCTTTCTCCGGAAATATCCAATCCAATTTTTTCCCTTCGGGTTTTAGAGCAACCGAAGGAAAAATCGGCTCCGGTTTTTTAAAAATTTTTTCTTGGCTTTTAATTTTTTCTTTTCCCGCCTTTCCCTTTTTATATTTTTTGTTTTTGCCGTCCTCGGCCAAATATTCTTCTAACCAATCCTGCCTTGAAAACCAAATCCTGCCTATTTTTTTTGCCTTGAGTTTTTTCCTGTTAATCAGGGTATTCAAATAGTCGCGGGAGATGCCGTATTTTTTCGCCAAATCAGCAAGAGGCAAATCCTCTCCGCCATCGTCTTTTTTGTGCTTCTTGTTCTTGCCGTCCTCGGCCAAATATTCTTCTAACCAATCCTGCCTTGAAAACCAAATCCTGCCTATTTTTTTTGCCTTGAGTTTTTTCCTGTTAATCAGGGTATTCAAATAGTCGCGGGAGATGCCGTATTTTTTCGCCAAATCAGACAAGGGGGAATATTTTTCTATTCCTTCTTGGCTCTTTTTGTCTATTTGGTTGGTTATATTTTCCCCCTCTTTCACTTTATCTTTATATTAATTGATTAATTAATTGATTGGCTGGAATTTTACAATTGATTGGATTGCCAATCAATTGTTAAAACGCCTTTATATTATAACATTTTTTATAATTTCCCCCAAAACTTTTTTAGCGGTTTCTATGGGGGAAAAAACAACCAAACAAGAAGAAAATTTAAAAAGTAGCGGGTTATCCACATTTATAGTTTGGACAAATAAAATCCCGTCTGATTTATCCACTTCCTTTATCTGCCTTCTCTGCATAAAAAAACAGAGACGCAAAATTTTGCGTCCCTGTTTTATATGTTATTTTTACCTGTCCCGCCCTTCGAGAAGAGCGGGATTATTTTAATTACATCATCCCCATGCCGTTGCCCATGCCGCCGGGCAAATTGTTTTCTTTGCCTTTCTCCTCCGGCTTCTCGGCGATTACGGCCTCAATAGTCAAAAACATTATGGCGGCCGAAGCGGCGTTCTCCAAGGCGCTGCGAACAACCTTGGTCGGGTCAACGATGCCGGCGCTGATCATATCTTCAAATTTTCCGGTCGCGGCGTTGTAGCCGATATTTTTGTTTCCTTTCTTATTCTCTCTGATTATATTAAAAAGAATCAAAGAACCGTCTTTGCCCGAGTTGGCGGCAATCTGCTTTATCGGCTCCAAGATGGCGCTGTCAACAATTTTGACTTCCAGCCCGTCCTCTTTTTTGTCGGTAAGCTCTTCAAAAGCGTCTCCGGCCAAAGCCAAGGCCAATCCCCCGCCCGGAACAATGCCCTCGGCCTGCGCGGCGCGAGTGGCGTTCAAAGCGTCTTCAATCCGATCCTTTTTTTCTTTCATCTCCGTTTCCGTGGCCGCTCCGACTTTGATCACGGCGACTCCGCCGGAAAGTTTTGCCAGCCGCTCCTGCAATTTTTCTTTGTCAAAATCGGAATCGGATATTTCAACTTCTTTCTTTATCTGCTCCACCCTTTCTTTTATTTTTTCCGGCTTGCCCTTGCCTTCGACAACCGTGGTTTTTTCTTTGGTCGCCACGACTTTGCGGGCCTGGCCCAAATCGTCAATGCCGGCGTTTTCCAATTTCAATCCGACTTCTTCCGAAATCAATTTGCCGCCGGTCAATATAGCTATGTCTTCAAGCATGGATTTGCGCCTGTCGCCAAAGCCCGGGGCCTTGACTCCCAAAACATTGAAAGTCCCTCTCAACTTATTAACCACAAAAGTGGCCAAAGCTTCCCCTTCAATTTCTTCGGCGATAATCACCAAGTCTTTCTTGCCGGACTGGGCTAATTTTTCCAAGAGCGGCAAAATGTCGGCCAGAGCGGAAATTTTTTTGTCCGTGATCAAAATATAGGGGTCTTCAAACTCCGCCTGCATCTTGTCCGGATTGGTTATCATGTAAGGGGAAACATAGCCCTTGTCAAATTCCATGCCTTCCACCACTTCTTTTTCCACGCCGAAATGCTGGCCTTCTTCAACCGTAATAACCCCGTCTTTGCCGACCACATCCATGGCTTCGGCGATTATTTGCCCGATTTCCTTGTCATTGGCCGAAATTGAGGCTACCTGGGCAATCTCCTCTTTGGTGGAAATGGATTTGCTCATTTCTTTTAGTTTGGCCACAATAGAGGAAACTTTGCCCTCAATCGCCTGCCTGATTTCCACCGGGCTTACGCCGGCCGAAACCAGTTTCAGGCCTTCGTTTATCATGGCCTGGGCCAGAATAGTGGCCGTAGTCGTGCCGTCCCCGGCCGCTTCGTTCGTTTTTGAAGCCACTTCCTTTATGATTTCCGCTCCCATATTTTCCACCTTGTCTTCCAGCTCAATCTCTTTGGCCACGGTTACCCCGTCTTTGGAAACTTGGGGCGCGCCATAGCTTTTGTCAATCACGACATTCCGGCCGCGCGGACCAAGAGTAACTTTAACGGTATTGGCCAATTTATCAACGCCTCTTTTTAAAGCCGCCCTCCCTTTTTCATTGAAAATAATTTGTTTAG
It includes:
- the groL gene encoding chaperonin GroEL (60 kDa chaperone family; promotes refolding of misfolded polypeptides especially under stressful conditions; forms two stacked rings of heptamers to form a barrel-shaped 14mer; ends can be capped by GroES; misfolded proteins enter the barrel where they are refolded when GroES binds), coding for MAKQIIFNEKGRAALKRGVDKLANTVKVTLGPRGRNVVIDKSYGAPQVSKDGVTVAKEIELEDKVENMGAEIIKEVASKTNEAAGDGTTTATILAQAMINEGLKLVSAGVSPVEIRQAIEGKVSSIVAKLKEMSKSISTKEEIAQVASISANDKEIGQIIAEAMDVVGKDGVITVEEGQHFGVEKEVVEGMEFDKGYVSPYMITNPDKMQAEFEDPYILITDKKISALADILPLLEKLAQSGKKDLVIIAEEIEGEALATFVVNKLRGTFNVLGVKAPGFGDRRKSMLEDIAILTGGKLISEEVGLKLENAGIDDLGQARKVVATKEKTTVVEGKGKPEKIKERVEQIKKEVEISDSDFDKEKLQERLAKLSGGVAVIKVGAATETEMKEKKDRIEDALNATRAAQAEGIVPGGGLALALAGDAFEELTDKKEDGLEVKIVDSAILEPIKQIAANSGKDGSLILFNIIRENKKGNKNIGYNAATGKFEDMISAGIVDPTKVVRSALENAASAAIMFLTIEAVIAEKPEEKGKENNLPGGMGNGMGMM